From one Pseudomonas sp. S35 genomic stretch:
- the ybeY gene encoding rRNA maturation RNase YbeY yields MLELDLQLATEAPAPSEEQLRQWCALALRQRTADSELTIRLVDEPEGRELNRTWRQKDYATNVLSFPADVPDELLDIPLLGDLVICVEVVEREAKEQGKELEAHWAHLVIHGCLHLLGYDHIDDDEAEEMETLEQTLLAQLGHPDPYADDET; encoded by the coding sequence ATGCTTGAGCTTGACCTGCAACTGGCCACCGAAGCGCCCGCCCCCAGCGAAGAGCAATTGCGCCAATGGTGTGCGCTGGCCTTGCGCCAGCGTACCGCCGACTCGGAACTGACCATCCGCCTGGTGGACGAGCCCGAAGGCCGCGAGCTGAACCGCACCTGGCGCCAGAAGGATTACGCGACCAACGTGCTGTCCTTCCCCGCCGACGTCCCTGATGAGCTGCTGGATATCCCCTTGCTGGGCGATCTGGTGATCTGTGTCGAAGTGGTCGAGCGCGAGGCGAAAGAACAAGGCAAGGAACTTGAAGCCCACTGGGCTCATCTAGTCATCCACGGCTGCTTGCATCTATTGGGTTACGACCATATAGACGATGACGAAGCCGAGGAAATGGAAACACTGGAACAAACGTTGCTTGCCCAATTGGGTCACCCTGACCCGTATGCAGACGACGAAACATAA